One Acropora palmata chromosome 2, jaAcrPala1.3, whole genome shotgun sequence genomic window, ACCAGACTGCGCTCCACAATGCCCCTGTCCAGAGAGAGGCAAGGAATCCACGATAAAACCCTACCATCCCCTGATCTTTGAACAAATCAAGTGAAATACGCGTCGCTCCTTTTAGTTTTACATTGCTCTTTCCTTGTCCTTGGATCATAAGCTTCTGAGAAACGACCTCAACTGGATTAGCCAAGAACTGCTCTGTGACAGCAGCAAACCCGCCGGCTAGGAATCCTCGTGATCCGTCTCCAAGAAAGGACAACTGCGAACGCGAAATTTCATAACTCGTCACATAAAAATGCCCTGTTAAGACACTCAGTTGGCTAACCATAAACCCTTTGTACAAGCCCTTTAATCCTTCGGATTTGACTGTTTTAAATAAAGCATCCATTGTTCCTTTATACAATACATTGGTTCGTTGAACTTGAAGCCGGGTCTTAATCACGTCTGCAGGATACAAAATGGCATTTATGCCTACAAAAAATGAAGTTCCTATAGCGTAGTATCTGAGTTTGTCAATGTGTTGCCATTCAATCTGTTTAACTTCCTCGGGCATCGAAGAATCGACCGAATCAACTCATTTAGATGAAGAAAACTCCTTAGTGCTTCCCATGATCCACGCGCCATTGTTTACGTTCCTAGTTACGTCACGAGGTCTCGCGGAAAAGTTGAGCACTTCTTTGGTGACTTATTGTTTAACTGCTGTTGCGACAGACTCGCTTGATTCTACCCATACCATTTAGAAGCAAAACTCTTGCAGAGGGAATTTGGTTGGAGTAAGGTCGTGTTTGTCACCCTGCCAAATAGTTTTCCACAGGTAACGCAACATTTGGATAAGATGTATTTCCAATTCACGCAATGATTATAGCCTCTGTTGATTTTGCATGTGTGGAAATAAACCCAATAAGCCCGTCTTTGAATAACCATGAATACAATTGTTGGTTGTTAACAAAACTTCGCCCCCTGTAAAATTAACGGTCTAGGATGCTGAGGTTTGTGCGCTGATCAGAAGGCAATATAATAATTTGTCTTCATTCATTTTACTGGAAACAAGAGTTACTGAGGTACATTTTCTGTGGGATTCAAATTCACTTTAACATGTGACATGTGTCATTTAtgtattctttatttttctctagcaaaaacaaaactgaaagttAACTAAATATTAATACAAAAGGTGAAGACTTCTTCTGAGTCTGTCAAACATGGGGTTCACAACACACCAATAATTACTATTCAACCCTAATCCTCCCCCTCCCTCACAAAATCCAAGATCCATGCGCTGTTAGTCTGCTCCAGGCTCTCAGTAGGTTAGGACTGCTCATCTTTTTAAACTCTGAGTGTTCCTTTTTCCTGTCCCTACAAAATGAGAGCCTGGAACAGGGTAATGCTCTGTGCGcaagttttaataataattattttttacgtcataaataatattatttaactCAAACTTTTCTTAACATAAAACAATacacaacaatattttacaaaactattacttaactttcatttaattaaattCATAACtttcacataaaaaaaattgttataaaACTTTTCTCGTAACATTGATATGTATACATGTCATAttaacaacaatattattactattattaacgGTACTTTTTCTAACATGCCATCTTCCTCAGAAAGCTAAACtaaaaacatttgaaagcaACTGAGATCCAATGCATATTGAACTCTCATGTGAAAATTATGAAGTTAAGGTACAAGAGAAAAAAGGATGATCCTTTGTCTCCCACAAATTAACTTGAATGCTTATGTTTAAGAACAAAGTTTGggaatataaaaataaatgctctagaactgtaaaatttaatgtcagtTTGGCTGGTTGGCCTTGTTAGACTTCCCATTGCATACAGATTGGGGAAACTACCAACGCAATAATACAAAACATGAATGAAAAACGGGACACCAAAACAGGACACCAAACAGGCACAACAGAGAAGATTTCAGTGTTTGTGTAATAGATGACAATTTATCTCTTATTACATAATTTTGGCATAAAAGTGTGGTATTAATTTGAATACTTTGCAatataatgataatttataataattattaaaatgtttcaataacaacaatttcTACAGTGAAAATTCCTGCATCATTTTTCACCTATGATATTACCAACCAAAATAATTAAGCATTCTTTGGATTACAGATAATGAAGAACTCTACTAGCTTTCAAGGCACTAAAATTCTGGCGAcccaattttcaaatctcaTGTTATACCCAGAAGGCAAATGACTACAATTTATTTCTATTATTGTCCACTTCATTATGTAAAAACTGTGGAAACAAACTGACAATAAATGGATACTGTTCAGTTTGAAATTCCAAAATGTccataaagaaagaaagaaataatttccaATTGCACAAATGCAAAGTGTCATTTTGACAAGCTCAAAATTTGCCTTACACTGGAGCTGACTGTGTTCAGGCTTGCAACTGGAAAAGTCCTTGTTACattattatgttttgaaatatAAAAAGCCATCTTGATATCGAAAGCTGAGTAGCTGTTTGATCAGTACCAAGATTACCAACTTGCAAGGTTATGTCCAAGTGCAGTTGTAGCAACTGAAGGCTACATTTTTGGACCAAAGTGGCAACCactatcatttcaaatttcttagACTGCTCACAATACCAAGTCCAGTTCTTGTGGATCCAGCCAACGGCTGCTATTCTTGGGTTTGACCCACTGATTCACAGCCTCCTGAAGATGGTAAAGAACTTTTTGCCCACATGTCATCTCaggaagcaaaattaatgtgacaGATCTGACATGTGCCACCTTTTGCTAtggacattttcatttttgcagaTGGTACATTGCCTCGAAATCAAAATTTCTGCCGAAACATGAGGAAGGACATTCATACCCCACAACAGACCATAAATACCTATCAACCAAAAATCTTTTCAATCATGTTGTTGTAAAGCTTAATGACACAGTCTCCCCTAGCTGGATGCTGCACAAGGGTGCTGGCCTTAAAGTCACATTTGTCTTCATACATTCGGAAATCGGAATTGTGTATAACTTTAATACCAGCTCGATTGGCAAGTACACCGATATATGCGTCGTCAATTTTTAGTGGTCTCAAAAAGTCGAAATAGCCCATAAACTTTTCCACCACGTCGCGTGACAATATATATCCACCGCCGCTACAATATGGCTTATAAAATGTGCCGTTGTATTCCTGAGGCGAGACTCCGTATCTTCCCCTTCTCAAGACAACACTACCCACCATTATATTTCCAGTGTataacttttttcttggtgTCGTGAACTTGCTTAAATAATCCATGACGCCAAAGGTATTGACAAAAACATCATCGTCTGACTTCAGCAAATAATGAAATGAGCAATACTTCACAGACCATTCGAAACCCATCGCAACTTTATAACTCATATTCCAAAAATGCTCGTGATAATCTGCATGCACCATGTCGCCGTAAATGTCGGATTCCTTTTTGGccgttttcatttcttgttcGTTGCTGTTTTTCCCCAGAAGAAACACAGTTTTCCATTCAGTTGTGTCGATGGAATGTTGAGCACCCCACGTCTTGCGAATTAATTGCCGACGGTCGAAATTCCCAACATTAGTAGAGACAAGAATGAGAAGATATAATGAGGTTGGACAAATTACAGTGCTAAGTAATTTAGTTTGATGAATGTGCTGTTTGACAATAGGTCTTTCAGTTGTGTTGCTCGATAATAGGGTTGTTAACTGTCTTCTTGTTTCTCCAGCTAGAGAACTAGTTGGGTTCAAGTTCATACTGTTCATGTTTACGTTTATGTCGTTCCAAACACGCCATATACGGACAGACAACAAAAACGCAATACAGATCAACAACAGAGGAAAAGATTTCCTGCAGAAGCGAAGAGTCAGTCTTTTTACCGTCATGACAGCTTCTTCCGTCATTTCCGAGAGTCAACCATGTTCTCATTGAGTCAGTCTCCAGTGAATTTATCTGACAGCATGCCGAAGGTTAACTCCGCCCACTATTTGATTCCAGACAACATTACGGAGTGAAAGGAAGACGAGCTCTGGGGTGTAAACAGGAACATACGAAGAGCTGGCATCAGTTACCTCAAATTCCTCAAATGAATCAGTCAGTTCCAGCTGCGCCCAGCCTCCACGGGCTAACCCCCGGGAATTTGCCATTTCTTAAAACCTCTCATGCGCGCATGCGCAATGAATGAGTTATATGGGTGGGAGCCTCCATCCGGGAATCTGCGTAGACTTTTAATCCGcgtaaaatttttaatatcgactgaaattaaattttcactAAATTATGCTATGACCTTAACCAGAAAGAACAAAAGGAAGACACTGAAAGTCTCAAAATTGACGAGCTGTATGAATTTTCGAATGATTCAAGCCGTGATTAAATGTTTTGAACGATCAGCAGTCGATAGAATCGAGGAGAATTCGAACGACGTGTCCCGCTGTTTGTTAATACGATAATGTAAATAAGTACAACATAAACATGGCCAAGGTGAAATGAGGAGCAAAAAGTTGGTAAATAGGAGAAACGACATTACGCAAGGATGGCAGTTCTACAGTCTTTAATATCGCCTTGAAAAAgggagggaaaaaaaacgaaaaaaaaaagtatcaaCGGTCTTCGTATTTGGTCTtaggcgtagccaggggggtcctggggtgtCCGTGACACCCCCTTTtaaaagccttttttaaccaaacaacctacaacaggtggcgaaaatcccatgacgatatcttggccatagttaaaaagccctttttcttttttttcaattttttttaatcaaaatattgatgaaatcATCAACGCATTTGCCACTCGTCATCCACACCGCCTTTtattaaaagatattttgaaagatgagCAGTGAGAACTGAACTAATCTAGAAGCTATTTTGTAGGCTACGCCCCTCTATCCAAGTAGTAACCCCACCGAACAAGGCTTAACTTTGTTGGGCGGACATTTTTAACTTTAAGTTCAGTGGCTCCCAGCCATTTTGATTAAAATCCGTATCTGGGTCAGTACACTCctagttttgttttattttgtttcataccTAATCCGCAGTCCACGTTTTATACCCAGTCTACATTTTATACCCGGCCTTCAGTCCGCGTTTTATACCTGGTCCGCGTTTTATTCCCGGTCCGCAGTCCGCGTTTCATACCCAGTATAAAACGAGGACTGCGGACTGCGGAACGACCGTATGAATAATAGTTATATCTGGGGAATTTGTTGGATGTAAGATCAGAAACATGTGCAGTCGTTTTATCAGTGTTTCCTTCACGCTCTCACGCTAACACccatttttcattaaattcGATATTTTCCAGATGTCAGAAAGGAAAGTAAAACAAGAAGTGAATGAAGTGCCCTTATTTGAGCTGTTCTTGATCGTAAAACGTAAGACAGAGGAATCAAATTTGTTGGCATTTAACGAGTGCCGTATTTGGTCAGAAATCAACCGATTAAATTGCACAGTAAATGGCAGAAAGTTGGCGCGGTTTTAGGACGCTGTTTACATCAGTCGAACCGAAGATGGCCGTCGGGAACTTTCGGAAGGCCTTCGGGTGATGTTCGGACAGTATTCATGACAATCTTACAATGCAAAGATTTCTAGATGTCTCCGGATTTGTGCACTCTGGGGGTTGGCAGGTATGAAGGAATGACAGGCCTACACGACTCCGTAACGGTACGTTGAGACGAGTACAGTAATCTGTAACGTTTCTGTCAACAGCTTTCAGTTTACGACGCCTCTTTATCCTCCATGTTATTTAATAGTTCTTTCAGTTTTAGTATTTTCGATTCGGGGGAACGAGAGAGAGAATTCCTTTCCTCTCTTTCAGCGATGGAGGATGTGTTAACAACtgattgaaaataaaacaaatgagGCAATGCGATCTCTTCAGTTGAGCTTTCCCGAGTGATGCTTACTGTCATTTTACCACCTTTGAAGCGTCCGGCGATGACAAGTCGCTTTATATGTGGAAGCTGTTCTTGCCCAAGTGTGCATTGTGATGAGGTCAAAATGTCGCAGAGGTTGATCGTGTTCTTGACATCCATAATGAACTTtaacttgattgaaaaagatcatgtGGGCATCAGCTGTTGTCACCAagaacagtccttctcaggacttcaatcacccaaatgacttttttcaatcaaggtatgttactcctaggttcaaaccattttcctATGATGTACTTTGCCCACTGTTTCAAGTTTCTATGTTACCTGACAATTGAAGTCATTCTTACGTGTTCGACTCGTTATTACAGAG contains:
- the LOC141873963 gene encoding solute carrier family 25 member 44-like, whose amino-acid sequence is MPEEVKQIEWQHIDKLRYYAIGTSFFVGINAILYPADVIKTRLQVQRTNVLYKGTMDALFKTVKSEGLKGLYKGFMVSQLSVLTGHFYVTSYEISRSQLSFLGDGSRGFLAGGFAAVTEQFLANPVEVVSQKLMIQGQGKSNVKLKGATRISLDLFKDQGMVGFYRGFLASLWTGALWSAVWWGSYGIYLDLIGDCAPAGTSHLLIQSISGGLSGLNAAIIGNPFDIVKTRLQIEGEKSMVKAFKDLLKKEGPRSLTKGMLASIISWIPSSVVMIAAYETLKKLSLKEDAIPLFS
- the LOC141873951 gene encoding beta-1,3-galactosyltransferase 5-like codes for the protein MTEEAVMTVKRLTLRFCRKSFPLLLICIAFLLSVRIWRVWNDINVNMNSMNLNPTSSLAGETRRQLTTLLSSNTTERPIVKQHIHQTKLLSTVICPTSLYLLILVSTNVGNFDRRQLIRKTWGAQHSIDTTEWKTVFLLGKNSNEQEMKTAKKESDIYGDMVHADYHEHFWNMSYKVAMGFEWSVKYCSFHYLLKSDDDVFVNTFGVMDYLSKFTTPRKKLYTGNIMVGSVVLRRGRYGVSPQEYNGTFYKPYCSGGGYILSRDVVEKFMGYFDFLRPLKIDDAYIGVLANRAGIKVIHNSDFRMYEDKCDFKASTLVQHPARGDCVIKLYNNMIEKIFG